One Saccharopolyspora erythraea NRRL 2338 genomic region harbors:
- a CDS encoding NAD-glutamate dehydrogenase, translated as MGAHPETPEQARDRLLDRAVEAAPELAELLWTYYRHVPAEELVDDEPTDLVGALRSHRELAASRVAGRPVVKIFNPTRAEDGWENPATVVQIVTDDMPYLVDSVIAELGRDGAEVQRIVHPIVVVRRDVAGELLDVLPGADPASPPADAMAESWMFVEVDRITDLERLHALEQGLFTVLNDVREVVEDTERMIATARALADSLDTDPPPLPGEQVHDGAQLLRWLADGHFTFLGYRHNELVSDGEEPALRAVLASGLGVLRSDSVAARGLTAGPDARANALSKELLVLTQASAPSTVHRAVHPYYVGVKTFDDNGEVTGEHRFLGLFTTTALHENVLDIPVIERRVREIIHNAGFPLESYSGQRMLEEVQNYPRTELFSTDQETLAETVTGVLALAERRKLKPFVRRDPYGRFFSCLVYLPRDRYTTSSRLAMQEVLISELGGTGVEYSTRVGESMLARVHFMVHTDPEHQVEPDLNRLQERLSDAIHTWDDQMIDEVDAEQPGRRDGQRVRAGSEAVSEIGQRYASSFPEAYKEDFSAVEGLVDLRRLEALEGPSDLRMSFYTPRDAAPGERRFKIYVGGERVILSRVLPVLQSMGVEVVDERPYEVVPEDGGQYWIYDFGLRLEPGLLDTGGAEQLDTLRERFEDAFRAAWQGEAEVDGFNSLVLRAGLDWRQAAMLRAYAKYLRQTGINYSQDYIEDAILAHRATTVALTRLFEVRFDPVLGAEERTAHEQDLIAEVTKLIDDVTSLDADRILRSYLSLITATLRTNYFVDGGTRPYLSLKLEPQAIPGLPEPRPQFEIFVYSPRTEGVHLRFGPVARGGLRWSDRREDFRTEILGLVKAQAVKNAVIVPVGAKGGFVVKRPPVPTGDPGADREAALGEGIACYRMFISGLLDLTDNLAGGKVAPPADVVRHDGDDTYLVVAADKGTAAFSDIANDVAKSYGFWLGDAFASGGSVGYDHKAMGITAKGAWESVKRHFRELGVDTQTEDFTVVGVGDMGGDVFGNGMLLSEHIRLVAAFNHMHVFIDPEPDAAASFAERRRLFDLPRSTWDDYDRSKISEGGGVWSRSLKSIPLNPKIRQALGIDESVAAMAPAELIKAILLAPADLLWNGGIGTYVKAATETHAEVGDKANDPVRVDGGELRVKVVGEGGNLGLTQRGRIEFARSGGKVNTDALDNSAGVDCSDHEVNIKILLDSLVSEGRLDGAQRNELLAEMTDEVSDLVLADNFRQNAVLGISRAHAGPMMSVHARQVSALVKNNGLDRELEALPSQKQFREREKAGEGLSSPELATLLAHVKLSLKKEVLASDLPDADAFSRRVAEYFPKPLRERYGEAVQAHPLRREITTTLLVNEVVDGAGISYAYRLAEEIGASATDAVRAYAVVTEVYGLHELWRRIDELANVVPSRVADDMVLESRRLLDRAARWLLSNRPQPLAIGAEIARFRPVVADLSASVRGLLHGRAAEGATEKAERLLAEGVPKDLAESIAVLLDSYALLDITEVAELAERDGGVSHERSPRESAELYYTLAEHLDIERMLLAVNELERGNRWHSLARLALRDDLYASLRAITIDVLRTSDPEDGPEDKIASWSSINASRLERARNSLEEIRNSGRLDLATLSVATRQLRSMVR; from the coding sequence GTGGGCGCGCATCCCGAGACCCCCGAGCAGGCCCGCGACCGCCTGCTTGACCGCGCGGTCGAGGCCGCCCCCGAACTGGCCGAGCTGCTGTGGACCTACTACCGCCACGTCCCGGCCGAGGAGCTCGTCGACGACGAGCCGACCGACCTGGTCGGTGCCCTGCGGTCGCACCGCGAGCTGGCCGCGTCCAGAGTCGCCGGGCGCCCGGTGGTGAAGATCTTCAACCCCACCCGTGCCGAGGACGGCTGGGAGAACCCGGCGACGGTCGTGCAGATCGTCACCGACGACATGCCCTACCTCGTCGACTCGGTCATCGCCGAGCTGGGAAGGGACGGCGCCGAGGTGCAGCGCATCGTGCACCCGATCGTCGTGGTCCGCCGGGACGTCGCGGGCGAGCTGCTGGACGTCCTGCCGGGCGCGGACCCGGCCTCCCCGCCCGCCGACGCCATGGCGGAGTCCTGGATGTTCGTCGAGGTGGACCGCATCACCGACCTGGAGCGGCTCCACGCTCTGGAGCAGGGCCTGTTCACCGTGCTCAACGACGTGCGCGAGGTGGTCGAGGACACCGAGCGCATGATCGCCACGGCCCGCGCGCTGGCCGACTCGCTCGACACCGACCCGCCGCCGCTGCCCGGCGAGCAGGTCCACGACGGCGCCCAGCTGCTGCGCTGGCTGGCCGACGGCCACTTCACCTTCCTCGGCTACCGGCACAACGAGCTGGTCTCCGACGGCGAGGAACCCGCGCTGCGCGCGGTGCTGGCCTCCGGGCTGGGCGTGCTGCGCAGCGACAGCGTCGCCGCTCGCGGCCTGACCGCGGGCCCCGACGCGCGCGCCAACGCGCTGTCGAAGGAGCTGCTGGTGCTGACCCAGGCCAGCGCACCGTCCACAGTGCACCGCGCCGTGCACCCGTACTACGTGGGCGTCAAGACCTTCGACGACAACGGCGAGGTCACCGGTGAGCACCGGTTCCTCGGCCTGTTCACCACAACCGCGCTGCACGAGAACGTGCTGGACATCCCGGTCATCGAGCGCCGGGTGCGCGAGATCATCCACAACGCCGGCTTCCCGCTGGAGTCCTACTCCGGTCAGCGGATGCTGGAGGAGGTCCAGAACTACCCGCGCACCGAGCTGTTCTCCACCGACCAGGAGACGCTGGCCGAGACCGTCACCGGCGTGCTGGCGCTGGCCGAGCGGCGCAAGCTCAAGCCGTTCGTGCGCCGCGATCCCTACGGCCGGTTCTTCTCCTGCCTGGTCTACCTCCCGCGCGACCGCTACACCACCAGCTCGCGGCTGGCGATGCAGGAGGTGCTGATCTCCGAGCTCGGCGGCACCGGCGTCGAGTACAGCACCAGGGTCGGCGAGTCGATGCTGGCGCGGGTGCACTTCATGGTGCACACCGATCCCGAGCACCAGGTGGAGCCGGACCTGAACCGCCTGCAGGAGCGGCTCAGCGACGCGATCCACACCTGGGACGACCAGATGATCGACGAGGTCGACGCCGAGCAGCCCGGCAGGCGCGACGGCCAGCGGGTCCGGGCGGGCTCGGAGGCGGTCAGCGAGATCGGCCAGCGCTACGCCTCGTCGTTCCCGGAGGCCTACAAGGAGGACTTCAGCGCCGTCGAGGGCCTGGTGGACCTGCGCCGGCTGGAGGCGCTGGAAGGCCCGAGCGACCTGCGGATGTCCTTCTACACCCCGCGCGACGCGGCCCCCGGTGAGCGCCGCTTCAAGATCTACGTCGGCGGCGAGCGGGTCATCCTGTCCCGGGTGCTGCCGGTGCTGCAGAGCATGGGCGTGGAGGTCGTCGACGAACGGCCCTACGAGGTGGTCCCCGAGGACGGCGGCCAGTACTGGATCTACGACTTCGGCCTGCGGCTGGAGCCGGGCCTGCTCGACACCGGCGGCGCCGAGCAGCTCGACACGCTGCGGGAGCGGTTCGAGGACGCCTTCCGCGCGGCCTGGCAGGGCGAGGCCGAGGTCGACGGGTTCAACTCGCTGGTGCTGCGGGCGGGCCTGGACTGGCGGCAGGCGGCCATGCTGCGCGCCTACGCCAAGTACCTGCGCCAGACCGGCATCAACTACAGCCAGGACTACATCGAGGACGCCATCCTCGCCCACCGCGCCACCACGGTGGCGCTGACCAGGCTGTTCGAGGTCCGGTTCGACCCGGTCCTGGGCGCCGAGGAGCGCACCGCCCACGAGCAGGACCTCATCGCCGAGGTCACCAAGCTGATCGACGACGTCACCAGCCTCGACGCCGACCGCATCCTGCGCAGCTACCTGAGCCTGATCACCGCGACCCTGCGCACCAACTACTTCGTCGACGGGGGGACGCGTCCCTACCTGTCGCTGAAGCTGGAGCCGCAGGCGATCCCCGGCCTGCCCGAGCCGCGCCCGCAGTTCGAGATCTTCGTGTACTCGCCACGCACCGAGGGCGTGCACCTGCGCTTCGGGCCGGTCGCCCGCGGTGGTCTGCGCTGGTCGGACCGGCGCGAGGACTTCCGCACCGAGATCCTGGGGCTGGTCAAGGCGCAGGCGGTCAAGAACGCCGTGATCGTGCCGGTCGGCGCCAAGGGCGGCTTCGTCGTCAAGCGCCCGCCGGTGCCCACCGGCGACCCGGGAGCCGACCGCGAGGCCGCGCTGGGCGAGGGCATCGCCTGCTACCGGATGTTCATCTCCGGGCTGCTGGACCTCACCGACAACCTCGCGGGCGGGAAGGTGGCCCCGCCTGCCGACGTGGTGCGCCACGACGGCGACGACACCTACCTGGTGGTCGCCGCGGACAAGGGGACGGCGGCGTTCTCCGACATCGCCAACGACGTGGCCAAGTCCTACGGGTTCTGGCTCGGCGACGCCTTCGCCTCCGGCGGCTCGGTCGGCTACGACCACAAGGCCATGGGCATCACCGCCAAGGGCGCGTGGGAGAGCGTCAAGCGGCACTTCCGCGAGCTGGGCGTGGACACCCAGACCGAGGACTTCACCGTGGTCGGCGTCGGCGACATGGGCGGTGACGTGTTCGGCAACGGCATGCTGCTGTCCGAGCACATCCGGCTGGTGGCTGCGTTCAACCACATGCACGTCTTCATCGACCCCGAGCCGGACGCGGCGGCGTCCTTCGCCGAGCGCAGGCGGCTGTTCGACCTGCCCCGCTCGACCTGGGACGACTACGACCGCAGCAAGATCAGCGAAGGCGGCGGGGTCTGGTCCCGGTCGCTGAAGTCGATCCCGCTGAACCCGAAGATCCGCCAGGCCCTGGGCATCGACGAGTCGGTGGCGGCGATGGCCCCGGCGGAGCTGATCAAGGCCATCCTGCTCGCCCCGGCCGACCTGCTGTGGAACGGCGGCATCGGCACCTACGTCAAGGCCGCCACCGAGACCCACGCCGAGGTCGGGGACAAGGCCAACGACCCGGTCCGCGTCGACGGCGGTGAGCTGCGGGTCAAGGTCGTCGGCGAGGGCGGCAACCTCGGGCTCACCCAGCGCGGGCGCATCGAGTTCGCCCGCTCCGGCGGCAAGGTCAACACCGACGCCCTGGACAACTCCGCGGGCGTGGACTGCTCCGACCACGAGGTCAACATCAAGATCCTGCTCGACTCGCTGGTCAGCGAGGGCAGGCTCGACGGGGCCCAGCGCAACGAGCTGCTGGCCGAGATGACCGACGAGGTCTCCGACCTGGTGCTGGCCGACAACTTCCGGCAGAACGCGGTGCTGGGCATCTCCCGAGCCCACGCCGGGCCGATGATGTCGGTGCATGCCCGGCAGGTCAGTGCGCTGGTCAAGAACAACGGTCTGGACCGGGAGCTGGAGGCGCTGCCGTCGCAGAAGCAGTTCCGGGAGCGGGAGAAGGCCGGTGAGGGCCTGAGCTCGCCGGAGCTGGCGACGCTGCTCGCGCACGTGAAGCTGTCGCTGAAGAAGGAGGTGCTGGCCAGCGACCTGCCCGACGCCGACGCGTTCAGCAGGCGGGTGGCCGAGTACTTCCCGAAGCCGCTGCGGGAGCGCTACGGCGAGGCGGTGCAGGCGCACCCGCTGCGCCGGGAGATCACCACGACGCTGCTGGTCAACGAGGTCGTCGACGGCGCGGGCATCTCGTACGCCTACCGGCTGGCCGAGGAGATCGGGGCGTCGGCCACCGACGCGGTGCGCGCCTACGCGGTGGTGACCGAGGTCTACGGCCTGCACGAGCTGTGGCGGCGGATCGACGAGCTGGCCAACGTGGTGCCCAGCCGGGTCGCCGACGACATGGTGCTGGAGAGCCGCAGGCTGCTCGACCGCGCCGCGCGGTGGCTGCTGTCGAACCGGCCGCAGCCGCTGGCCATCGGCGCCGAGATCGCCCGGTTCCGGCCGGTGGTCGCCGACCTGTCGGCCTCGGTGCGCGGGCTGCTGCACGGCCGCGCCGCCGAGGGCGCGACCGAGAAGGCCGAGCGGCTGCTGGCCGAGGGCGTGCCGAAGGACCTGGCGGAGTCGATCGCGGTGCTGCTGGACTCCTACGCGCTGCTGGACATCACCGAGGTCGCCGAGCTCGCCGAGCGCGACGGCGGGGTCAGCCACGAGCGCAGCCCGCGCGAGAGCGCCGAGCTGTACTACACGCTGGCCGAGCACCTCGACATCGAGCGGATGCTGCTCGCGGTCAACGAGCTGGAACGCGGGAACCGGTGGCACTCGCTGGCGCGGCTGGCGCTGCGGGATGATCTCTACGCGTCGCTGCGGGCGATCACCATCGACGTCCTGCGCACCAGCGACCCCGAGGACGGTCCGGAGGACAAGATCGCGAGCTGGTCGTCGATCAACGCGTCCCGGCTGGAGCGGGCCAGGAACTCGCTGGAGGAGATCCGCAACTCCGGCAGGCTCGACCTGGCCACGCTGTCGGTGGCGACGAGGCAGTTGCGCAGCATGGTGCGCTGA
- a CDS encoding acyl-CoA thioesterase gives MGAFVAEVALRWSDMDAFGHVNHARTVTLLEEARAELLFAEAGRQGLLGMAEGMVVARVTIDYHTPLVYSAGSLQVRMSVRELKAASFLVDYAAYAHDSVLAASAETLMVPYDLRAGRPRRLTEDERAFLSEWQVAIDGAELGRA, from the coding sequence GTGGGTGCGTTCGTAGCCGAGGTGGCCCTGCGCTGGTCCGACATGGACGCGTTCGGGCACGTCAACCACGCCAGGACGGTGACCCTCCTGGAGGAGGCGCGGGCCGAGCTGCTGTTCGCCGAGGCCGGGCGGCAGGGTCTGCTCGGGATGGCCGAGGGCATGGTGGTCGCGCGGGTCACGATCGACTACCACACGCCCCTGGTTTACTCGGCGGGCTCGCTGCAGGTGCGGATGTCGGTGCGCGAGCTGAAGGCGGCGTCGTTCCTGGTCGACTACGCCGCCTACGCCCACGACTCGGTGCTGGCGGCCTCCGCCGAGACGCTGATGGTGCCCTACGACCTGCGGGCGGGGCGGCCGAGGCGGCTGACCGAGGACGAGCGCGCGTTCCTGTCGGAGTGGCAGGTCGCGATCGACGGGGCGGAGCTGGGCCGTGCCTGA
- a CDS encoding IS5 family transposase has protein sequence MYTTTAQDSSTARPRRYPTDTTDAEWALIEPLLPTPACETSSGGHPEQHPRRDVVDAIRYVIDNGCKWRGLPADFPPWQTVYGFYNRWSRDNVVLALRDSPREQIRTRAGRHHQPSAGVIDSQSVRAAETAGRDTRGYDAGKKVNGRKRHITTDTLGLLLGVCVTGAHVTDRRGAELLLRYLRKTQQRLSLLWADAGYAGRLITWADTALGITLHIVRKITGQIGFQVLPRR, from the coding sequence TTGTACACCACAACAGCCCAGGACAGCTCTACCGCCCGCCCACGCCGCTACCCGACCGACACCACCGACGCCGAGTGGGCGTTGATCGAACCGCTGCTGCCCACTCCGGCGTGTGAGACCTCCAGCGGCGGTCACCCGGAACAGCACCCGCGTCGCGACGTGGTCGATGCCATCCGCTACGTCATCGACAACGGCTGCAAATGGCGTGGGCTGCCCGCGGACTTCCCTCCGTGGCAGACCGTCTACGGCTTCTACAACCGCTGGAGCCGCGACAACGTCGTCCTCGCCCTGCGTGACAGCCCGCGCGAGCAGATCCGCACCCGCGCCGGACGCCACCACCAGCCCAGCGCGGGCGTCATCGACTCCCAATCCGTGCGCGCCGCCGAAACCGCGGGCCGCGACACCCGCGGCTACGACGCGGGCAAGAAAGTCAACGGACGCAAACGACACATCACCACCGACACACTGGGCCTGCTGCTGGGCGTGTGTGTCACCGGAGCCCACGTCACCGACCGACGCGGCGCCGAACTCCTCCTGCGCTACCTCCGTAAAACCCAGCAGCGGCTCAGCCTGCTGTGGGCCGACGCGGGCTACGCGGGCCGCCTGATCACCTGGGCGGACACCGCCCTGGGCATCACCCTGCACATCGTCCGCAAAATCACCGGACAGATCGGTTTCCAGGTACTACCCCGACGCTGA
- a CDS encoding DUF3459 domain-containing protein, producing MTTPEPEDAGAWWRDAVFYRIDVRSFADGDGDGIGDFGGVLARLGYLELLGVDAIVLAGVGGLQYPPGSFEALLDEAHQAGIRLLIAMDLDPAREDPEGVLRDWLDLGVDGFHLDPREGVAPTIRAVVDRYPERIAIGSGPGWQLAFNLDLAVAGFDAGAVREAIIRVLDAPPRPAWAMATRGTARDDAALTPVRAMAMVQLALPGAACLRHGEELGLPGAQRIPMPWEGQDPPFGFSERPGEWPSISADWASFTVEAQLEDPESTLSLYRRALELRSEHPAFAGDEVEWFGAPEGCFAFRRVGSDLICALNTSTAPVPVPPGEILLSSRPLASGQLPGGTAVWLA from the coding sequence ATGACGACACCGGAGCCGGAGGACGCCGGGGCGTGGTGGCGCGACGCGGTCTTCTACCGGATCGACGTGCGGTCGTTCGCCGACGGTGACGGTGACGGCATCGGGGACTTCGGCGGCGTCCTGGCCCGGCTCGGGTACCTGGAACTGCTCGGCGTCGACGCGATCGTGCTCGCCGGAGTCGGCGGGCTGCAGTACCCGCCGGGCTCGTTCGAGGCGCTGCTCGACGAGGCGCACCAGGCGGGCATCCGGCTTCTCATCGCGATGGACCTCGACCCCGCGCGGGAGGACCCCGAGGGCGTCCTGCGGGACTGGCTGGACCTCGGCGTCGACGGCTTCCACCTCGATCCGCGCGAGGGCGTCGCCCCCACGATCCGCGCGGTGGTGGACCGCTACCCGGAGCGGATCGCGATCGGCAGCGGCCCGGGCTGGCAGCTCGCGTTCAACCTCGACCTGGCGGTGGCCGGCTTCGACGCCGGCGCCGTGCGCGAGGCGATCATCCGGGTGCTCGACGCGCCACCGCGCCCGGCGTGGGCGATGGCGACGCGCGGCACCGCGCGCGACGACGCGGCGCTGACGCCGGTGCGCGCGATGGCGATGGTTCAGCTCGCGCTGCCGGGCGCGGCGTGCCTGCGCCACGGCGAGGAGCTGGGACTTCCCGGCGCGCAGCGGATTCCGATGCCGTGGGAGGGCCAGGACCCGCCGTTCGGCTTCTCCGAGCGGCCCGGCGAGTGGCCGTCGATCTCCGCGGACTGGGCCTCCTTCACCGTCGAGGCGCAGCTCGAGGACCCGGAGTCGACGCTTTCGCTGTACCGGCGGGCGCTGGAGCTGCGCAGCGAGCACCCGGCCTTCGCCGGTGACGAGGTGGAGTGGTTCGGCGCTCCGGAGGGCTGCTTCGCCTTCCGCCGCGTCGGCAGCGACCTGATCTGCGCGCTGAACACCTCGACCGCGCCGGTTCCCGTGCCACCAGGTGAGATCCTGCTGTCCAGCCGCCCGCTCGCATCGGGTCAGCTGCCCGGGGGAACCGCCGTCTGGTTGGCATGA
- a CDS encoding globin — MTSLETFYEQVGGEETFHRIVSRFYAEVAKDELLRPLYPEEDLGPAEERLRLFLMQYWGGPHTYSDRRGHPRLRMRHAPFKIGFAERDAWLRCMRIAVDEADLTPEQREQLWQYFEMAAQSLVNSWF; from the coding sequence GTGACTAGCTTGGAGACCTTCTACGAACAGGTCGGCGGCGAGGAAACCTTTCACCGGATCGTGTCCCGGTTCTACGCCGAGGTGGCGAAGGACGAGCTGCTCCGGCCGCTGTACCCGGAGGAGGACCTCGGCCCGGCGGAGGAGCGCCTCCGGCTGTTCCTGATGCAGTACTGGGGCGGGCCGCACACCTATTCCGACCGCCGCGGCCACCCACGGCTGCGGATGCGGCACGCCCCGTTCAAGATCGGGTTCGCCGAACGCGACGCGTGGCTGCGCTGCATGCGCATCGCGGTGGACGAGGCCGACCTCACCCCCGAGCAGCGCGAACAGCTCTGGCAGTACTTCGAGATGGCGGCCCAGAGCCTGGTCAACTCGTGGTTCTGA
- a CDS encoding mechanosensitive ion channel family protein produces MIPPLLAQPSCVNEAGSWCKTIHDLTGVEWLAAYAELLIAKPLNIVFILLVAFLLRYFVHRTINGLTRGNGKTPKLLQPLKERRGDTLTAELLSERRKQRARTIGSVLKSIASFLIFGIASMYVLKVFDVELGPVLASAGVLGVAVAFGAQNLVRDFLSGMFMMVEDQYGVGDVVDLGEATGTVEAVGLRVTTLRDLNGTVWYVRNGEILRVGNSSQGFAVAVVDFPISHNSDVEKAIEVAGEVAAEATSREPLSQDVLEPPEMLGVDQITSDTITLRLTTKVRPGKQWAVQRRLRAEIKRAYDDSDIQPPYPNGRPVTPTSPGQA; encoded by the coding sequence ATGATCCCCCCGCTGCTCGCCCAACCCAGCTGCGTCAACGAGGCGGGCAGCTGGTGCAAGACGATCCACGACCTGACCGGCGTCGAGTGGCTGGCCGCCTACGCCGAGCTGCTGATCGCCAAGCCGCTCAACATCGTCTTCATCCTGCTGGTCGCCTTCCTGCTGCGGTACTTCGTGCACCGCACGATCAACGGGCTGACCCGCGGCAACGGCAAGACCCCGAAGCTGCTGCAGCCGCTGAAGGAGCGCCGCGGCGACACCCTCACCGCCGAACTGCTCTCCGAACGGCGCAAGCAGCGCGCCCGCACCATCGGCTCGGTGCTGAAGTCCATCGCGTCGTTCCTGATCTTCGGCATCGCGTCGATGTACGTGCTGAAGGTCTTCGACGTCGAGCTCGGCCCGGTGCTGGCCTCGGCCGGTGTGCTCGGTGTCGCGGTCGCCTTCGGCGCGCAGAACCTGGTCCGGGACTTCCTGTCCGGGATGTTCATGATGGTCGAGGACCAGTACGGCGTCGGCGACGTCGTGGATCTCGGCGAGGCCACCGGCACCGTGGAGGCGGTGGGCCTGCGGGTGACCACGCTGCGCGACCTCAACGGCACCGTCTGGTACGTCCGCAACGGCGAGATCCTGCGCGTCGGCAACTCCAGCCAGGGCTTCGCGGTCGCCGTGGTGGACTTCCCGATCTCGCACAACAGCGACGTCGAGAAGGCCATCGAGGTCGCCGGCGAGGTCGCGGCCGAGGCCACCTCGCGCGAACCGCTCTCGCAGGACGTGCTGGAACCGCCGGAGATGCTGGGTGTGGACCAGATAACGTCGGACACCATAACGCTGCGGCTGACCACGAAGGTCCGGCCGGGCAAGCAGTGGGCGGTGCAGCGCCGGCTGCGCGCGGAGATCAAGCGCGCCTACGACGACTCGGACATCCAGCCGCCCTACCCCAACGGCCGTCCGGTCACGCCGACGAGCCCGGGGCAGGCGTGA
- a CDS encoding prolyl oligopeptidase family serine peptidase yields the protein MTDVVLTYPDAERSETSEVLHGRRIDDPYRWLEDAADPRTKEWSATQDELARGWLDALPGREAVAERMRSLLSAGSVSAPVWRAGRAFFTRRLPGQEFAVLHVREADGSERVLLDVTEIDPSGLTTLDAWSPSLEGDKLAYQVSVGGDEESLLHVIDVATGERIEGPIDRCRYTSIAWLPGGEEFFYVRRLPKESVPEGEEQFHRRVWRHRVGADPEQDLLVHGEGLHHTFYFGTSVSRDGRWLFVHGSPGTARRDSVWIADLSDGAPVPELRRVLDTSDGVRASAWVERDGRMYVQTTLDAPRWRLCVADPEHPEPENWTELVPEDPDSVLEAVRWFDPGDGEPRLAVLRTRHAVSELTLHDPATGERTDEVPLPGTGQVTALNTVDELTTHDRDRLWLGWTDFATPPCVHTYSRTSGETGLEARAPGAVDLPDVHTRQVTYTSLDGTEVRMFVLSPTAEPDRPRPVLLTGYGGFSLSMEPGYTPSALAWVSAGGVWAEPSLRGGGEEGEQWHRAGMRESKQNVFDDFHAAAEHLVEQGWTTSDQLAISGGSNGGLLVGAALTQRPDLYRAVVCSAPLLDMVRYERFLLGRTWNEEYGTADDAEELGWLLSYSPYHAVREGTRYPSVLLTVFESDTRVDPNHARKMCAALQHATASDPGERPVLLRRETEVGHSARSVSRTVGLATDQLAFLAEATGLALG from the coding sequence GTGACCGATGTTGTGCTGACTTACCCAGACGCCGAGCGATCCGAAACCTCGGAGGTGCTCCACGGGCGCCGGATCGACGACCCGTACCGGTGGCTGGAGGACGCCGCCGACCCGCGGACCAAGGAGTGGTCCGCCACCCAGGACGAGCTTGCTCGCGGTTGGCTCGACGCGCTCCCGGGCCGCGAGGCGGTCGCCGAGCGGATGCGGTCGCTGCTGTCGGCGGGCTCGGTCTCGGCCCCGGTGTGGCGGGCGGGACGGGCGTTCTTCACCCGCCGCCTGCCCGGCCAGGAGTTCGCCGTCCTGCACGTGCGCGAGGCCGACGGCTCCGAGCGCGTGCTGCTGGACGTCACCGAGATCGACCCCTCCGGCCTGACGACCCTGGACGCGTGGTCCCCCAGCCTGGAGGGCGACAAGCTGGCCTACCAGGTCTCGGTCGGCGGCGACGAAGAGTCGCTGCTGCACGTCATCGACGTGGCCACCGGCGAGCGCATCGAGGGGCCGATCGACCGCTGCCGCTACACCTCGATCGCGTGGCTGCCCGGTGGCGAGGAGTTCTTCTACGTCCGGCGCCTGCCCAAGGAGTCGGTGCCCGAGGGCGAGGAGCAGTTCCACCGCCGGGTGTGGCGCCACCGGGTGGGCGCCGACCCGGAGCAGGACCTGCTCGTGCACGGCGAGGGCCTGCACCACACGTTCTACTTCGGCACGTCGGTGTCCCGGGACGGCCGGTGGCTGTTCGTGCACGGCAGCCCGGGCACCGCGCGCCGCGACTCGGTGTGGATCGCCGACCTCTCCGACGGTGCCCCGGTGCCCGAGCTGCGCCGCGTCCTCGACACCTCCGACGGCGTGCGCGCCTCGGCATGGGTCGAGCGTGACGGCCGGATGTACGTGCAGACCACGCTGGACGCGCCGCGCTGGCGGCTGTGCGTGGCCGACCCCGAGCACCCGGAGCCGGAGAACTGGACCGAGCTGGTCCCCGAGGACCCGGACTCGGTGCTGGAGGCGGTGCGCTGGTTCGACCCCGGCGACGGCGAGCCGCGCCTGGCCGTGCTGCGCACCCGGCACGCGGTGTCGGAGCTGACGCTGCACGACCCGGCCACCGGTGAGCGCACCGACGAGGTGCCGCTGCCGGGCACCGGGCAGGTCACCGCGCTCAACACCGTCGACGAGCTGACCACGCACGACCGCGACCGCCTGTGGCTGGGCTGGACCGACTTCGCCACCCCGCCCTGCGTGCACACCTACTCGCGCACGAGCGGTGAGACCGGCCTCGAGGCGCGGGCGCCGGGCGCGGTGGACCTGCCCGACGTGCACACCCGCCAGGTCACCTACACCTCGCTGGACGGCACCGAGGTGCGGATGTTCGTGCTCAGCCCCACCGCCGAGCCCGACCGCCCCCGCCCGGTGCTGCTGACCGGCTACGGCGGCTTCTCGCTGTCGATGGAGCCCGGCTACACGCCGTCCGCGCTGGCCTGGGTCTCCGCGGGCGGGGTGTGGGCCGAGCCGTCGCTGCGCGGTGGCGGCGAGGAAGGCGAGCAGTGGCACCGCGCCGGCATGCGCGAGAGCAAGCAGAACGTCTTCGACGACTTCCACGCCGCCGCCGAGCACCTGGTCGAGCAGGGCTGGACGACCTCCGACCAGCTGGCGATCTCCGGCGGCTCCAACGGCGGGCTGCTCGTGGGCGCGGCGCTGACCCAGCGGCCCGACCTGTACCGGGCGGTGGTGTGTTCCGCGCCACTGCTGGACATGGTGCGCTACGAGCGGTTCCTGCTGGGCCGCACCTGGAACGAGGAGTACGGCACCGCCGACGACGCCGAGGAGCTGGGCTGGCTGCTGTCGTACTCGCCGTACCACGCGGTGCGCGAGGGGACCCGCTACCCGTCGGTGCTGTTGACGGTGTTCGAGTCCGACACCCGGGTCGACCCCAACCACGCGCGCAAGATGTGCGCGGCGCTCCAGCACGCGACCGCTTCCGACCCGGGCGAACGGCCGGTGTTGCTGCGCAGGGAGACCGAGGTCGGGCATTCCGCCCGCTCGGTTTCACGTACGGTGGGGCTGGCGACCGACCAGCTGGCCTTCCTGGCGGAGGCGACCGGGCTCGCACTCGGCTGA